A region of the Arenibacter antarcticus genome:
AAAGCCAATCCGTTAATTGGAATACTACTATTCCTTATCTCCATAATCTTGTTCCTAGCTACAGCTCCCATAGGTTTTGTATTCGGACTATTTCATTCTATTTACAAAAAAGGAATCATAGGTATTGGGGAGTATCTTTTAAAAATGGCCATTTCTATAGATCAATTGGGCAACGTTGCCATGCAACATTTCTTGAATGTGTTTTGGATTAAAAAAAGCGGGTACAAATTTGGAAATAGGGACGAAACTATTTCCAGCGCCTTGGGCAGAAATAATAAGTTGGGAACCTTAACCTTTTTGGGGAAATTTATTGATAACCTCCTTAACCTAATAGACAAGGATCATTCCTTAAACTCTATTGACTATTATATTGAACCAACCCCGGAGGTTTTAGACCTTTTAAGCTGGATCCATATTATAGACCTTGAGGTTCTGATACTCTTCGATAAAAACAAGGGCACATTCAGCCTTCCCGGAGGTGGAAAGATAAAAGGAAAGCCAGACGCCACTGTACTTCATTGGCATATCAAGGAAAAATTAAATATCGATTTGGAGATTCCCAACATGGAGTACTTGGGTATTTTTGAGGCCCAGACCGCTTCTAAAAAACCAGTATTGATAGATCGAAAAACCTGCTACAGCGCGAATTATACTGGAATTATTACCCCCGACCCTTTAAATACTGAGGTAGTGTGGTTAAATTACAGCGATAGGGAAAAGTTAAGTGAGGTTGATAAATTAATTTTCGATTTCTTAAAGGAAAGCGAATACATACACTAACATGGGACTTATAGTATTACAAAAAGTTTTTTTGTTACTTTGCCCCTAAATATTATAAATAATTACATGGAAATTCTAGGAATAGATGTCGGTGGCTCAGGTATAAAAGGTGCTTTAGTGAATATGGAAACTGGTGAAATGGTTACGGAAAGGTTTAGAATCCCCACTCCAGAATCCCGTAAACCTAAGGCAATGGCAAAGGTTATTGCGAAAATTGTTGCCCATTTCAACTATAAAGGTCCGATAGGCTGTGGTTTTCCAACGGTAATAAAAAAAGGTGTCTGCATGACTCCTGGCAACCTGCATGAAAAATGGAAGGGAGTAAAAGTGGATGAGCTTTTTAGCGAAGCCACTGGACTACCGGTAACCGTGGTAAACGATGCAGATGCTGCTGGCTATGCTACCATGAATTATGGTGTAGGCAAGGACAAGGAGGGATTGGTAGTCATGATCACCATTGGCACAGGTCTAGGAAGTGGAGCCTTTTTAAATGGAAAACTAATTCCTAATTTTGAATTGGGCCAAATTCCCTATAAAAAACATGACAAAATAGAACTTTGGGCGGCGGCTTCTGCAAAAGAACGGGAGAAACTCAGTTATAAAAAATGGGGTAAACGGTTTAATACATTCTTGGAGTATGTTGATCTAATCATTTCCCCAGACCTCATAATTTTGGGAGGGGGGACTTCTAAAGACTGGGAAGAGTTTAAGGAGTATATCACCATAGACACCCCTATAATTCCTGCCAAATTACAAAATCACGCCGGAATAATAGGAGCGGCGGCGGCGGCCTACAATAAAAAAGCATTAGTAGAGTAAGGCGAGCTAAACTAAATTAACCTATTTCATTATTCCTAGGGTGAATAATCTTTAGGCAATACCGAATTAGGCATCCCTACTACTTACTAAATTTATATACAAAAAAGGTAGTTTCCAGTCATTGGTAACCACCTTTTTTATACACTTATTTACAAACCTTCTATCAGTTTGGCTCCATTTGGACGTTTAAAAAAATCCTCCTCTAATTGATTTTGGAATTCAATCCTACTCAATTCGATGGTTGTAACAGGCTCTCCTTTTGGCTGTCCGCCAGAAGTTGACCAAAACGTATTAAATTTTAATGGTAGAGTAATACCATTAATTGTTTTACGACTGACCAATTCCATGAATTTTTCAGGATTATTTCCACCATTCGGAAAATAACCTGGATAGGAAACAATATAGCGAAGTGCACTTAACAAATGTGTTTTGGCATCTAGGTATAATATATAATAATCATCCGGGGCATCACCAGTTCCGGAAACGAAGGTTACTTTTACTACATCCTGTGGCACCCCCTTATATTCAATTCCTGGCAGTAATTCCAAATTCACACCCTCCCCATCCAATACAAGGGGTTGCGCAGCTAGGTATATAGGAGTTAAGGCCCAGAAACGCATATTATATTTAAACGCAGTGCTGTCCTTCGCCTTTACCCAAGCATTTTCCCCATCCCATCCAAAGATGGCAGTACTATCGGCTACATTAACATGCCTTGCTTTGTTACTCCATGTATCAATGGTTTGATATGTATCTCGGGGTTCTGAGCCATCTAATGGCTGATAGTTAAATCTAAAGGACAAATAGCCATTACTATACCATTTATACAAGCCTCCATGCGCCTCCATCGATTTCCACACAACTTTCCCAGCCTCGGTAGCATGTAGTCGCTTATTGGCTTTATCCACTCTATTTTGTACCCAAGATTCCGGTATTTTGTATTTGGATATTGATTCCACTACAACCGCATCAGTGTTTTTTTGCTGCTCTTTACAGCCAGCTACAGTCAACAACAATCCAGAAACAATAAAAAGTAAACTCTTATTCATAATCATCACTATTACGTTCAGAAGGTTTTTGTCGATTTTTATCGTCCAACCTTTCAAGTAGTACAAAAAAAAATCCCAAGGTTTTAACCTTGGGATTTATATTAGTACACACGATTTAATAGACTAGGCTATTTTATTTCGTTTACGTTCATTTTCCGTTAGATATATTTTTCTTAAACGGATATGTTTTGGTGTCACCTCCACATACTCATCTTTCTGAATATACTCTAACGCCTCCTCCAAGGAAAACTTAATGGCAGGAACGATTTTAGCTTTATCATCCGCACCAGAAGAACGAACGTTGGACATCTTCTTGGTTTTGGTAATGTTAACCGTCATATCGTCACCTCTAGAGTTTTCTCCAATGACCTGTCCTTCATAAATATCCTCACCTGGATCAACGAAAAACTTACCTCTATCCTGTAATTTATCAATAGAATAAGGAATAGATTTTCCTCTTTCCATAGAAACCAAGGAACCATTTTGTCTTTGTGGAATATCTCCTTTCATGGGTTGATATTCCAAAAAGCGGTGCGACATAATTGCCTCACCAGCGGTAGCCGTCAACAACTGATTTCGCAAACCAATAATTCCTCTTGACGGAATTAAAAACTCACAAATCATACGATTCCCTTTAGCTTCCATACTGGTCATCTCACCTTTTCGCATCGAAACCATTTCTACTGCCCTTCCAGAAACTTCTTCAGGAAGATCTATAGTCAACTGCTCAATTGGCTCACATTTAACACCATCAACCTCTTTAATGATAACCTGTGGCTGCCCAATTTGCAATTCATATCCTTCCCTTCTCATAGTTTCTATCAAAACAGAAAGGTGCAATACCCCACGTCCAAAAACCAAAAATTTATCAGCACTATCAGTAGCATTCACTCTTAAGGCCAAATTCTTTTCCAATTCCCTTTTAAGACGGTCGTTGATATGTCTAGAGGTAACAAATTTACCATCTTGACCAAAAAATGGGCTGTCATTAATGGTAAACAACATACTCATTGTAGGCTCATCA
Encoded here:
- a CDS encoding NUDIX hydrolase, producing the protein MIIKKQVYSADKKANPLIGILLFLISIILFLATAPIGFVFGLFHSIYKKGIIGIGEYLLKMAISIDQLGNVAMQHFLNVFWIKKSGYKFGNRDETISSALGRNNKLGTLTFLGKFIDNLLNLIDKDHSLNSIDYYIEPTPEVLDLLSWIHIIDLEVLILFDKNKGTFSLPGGGKIKGKPDATVLHWHIKEKLNIDLEIPNMEYLGIFEAQTASKKPVLIDRKTCYSANYTGIITPDPLNTEVVWLNYSDREKLSEVDKLIFDFLKESEYIH
- the ppgK gene encoding polyphosphate--glucose phosphotransferase, yielding MEILGIDVGGSGIKGALVNMETGEMVTERFRIPTPESRKPKAMAKVIAKIVAHFNYKGPIGCGFPTVIKKGVCMTPGNLHEKWKGVKVDELFSEATGLPVTVVNDADAAGYATMNYGVGKDKEGLVVMITIGTGLGSGAFLNGKLIPNFELGQIPYKKHDKIELWAAASAKEREKLSYKKWGKRFNTFLEYVDLIISPDLIILGGGTSKDWEEFKEYITIDTPIIPAKLQNHAGIIGAAAAAYNKKALVE
- the typA gene encoding translational GTPase TypA; protein product: MAATKNIAIIAHVDHGKTTLVDKIMYHCQLFRENQNHGDLILDNNDLERERGITITSKNVSVIYKDTKINIIDTPGHADFGGEVERVLNMADGVLLLVDAFEGPMPQTRFVLQKAIDLGLKPCVVINKVDKENCTPEEVHEKVFDLMYELGAEEWQLDFPTVYGSAKNNWMSDDWKNQTENIEPLLDMVIEHIPTFEPKEGNTQLLITSLDFSSFTGRIAIGRLQRGTLKEGQQVSLVKRNGEIVKTKIKELYTFEGMGRLKVQEVVAGDICALVGIEGFEIGDTVADIENPEQLQTIAIDEPTMSMLFTINDSPFFGQDGKFVTSRHINDRLKRELEKNLALRVNATDSADKFLVFGRGVLHLSVLIETMRREGYELQIGQPQVIIKEVDGVKCEPIEQLTIDLPEEVSGRAVEMVSMRKGEMTSMEAKGNRMICEFLIPSRGIIGLRNQLLTATAGEAIMSHRFLEYQPMKGDIPQRQNGSLVSMERGKSIPYSIDKLQDRGKFFVDPGEDIYEGQVIGENSRGDDMTVNITKTKKMSNVRSSGADDKAKIVPAIKFSLEEALEYIQKDEYVEVTPKHIRLRKIYLTENERKRNKIA